In Zhaonella formicivorans, one DNA window encodes the following:
- a CDS encoding cobalamin B12-binding domain-containing protein: MQIKHEITNALLEGKASEVKTLVEVAVQLGLSPTEVVDSVMLPAMEIIGEKFKQNRLYIPDVLMASRAMQAGLYALEPFFKSSSQVLKPRVVIGTVAGDLHDIGKRLVIMSLQAAGMEVIDLGIDISPETFVQAVKEYEPDILGMSALLTMTMPALAETIQALHAHCLRDKVKVIVGGSPVTNDYALEIGADGYAGCAYDAVNLIKMLV; the protein is encoded by the coding sequence ATGCAGATCAAGCATGAAATAACCAACGCTTTACTTGAGGGAAAAGCTTCAGAAGTAAAAACGCTGGTGGAAGTGGCAGTGCAACTGGGGTTATCGCCAACAGAAGTAGTGGATTCCGTCATGTTGCCCGCAATGGAAATTATTGGAGAAAAATTTAAGCAAAACCGGCTCTACATACCCGATGTACTTATGGCTTCCAGGGCAATGCAAGCAGGGCTGTACGCTTTGGAGCCGTTTTTTAAAAGTAGCTCCCAAGTTTTAAAGCCCCGGGTGGTAATAGGGACTGTGGCCGGTGATCTGCACGATATAGGAAAGCGGTTGGTAATAATGAGCTTACAAGCGGCGGGAATGGAGGTTATTGATTTAGGCATTGACATTTCCCCTGAGACTTTTGTGCAGGCGGTGAAGGAATATGAGCCCGATATACTGGGCATGTCAGCCCTTTTAACAATGACTATGCCCGCCTTGGCCGAAACAATTCAAGCTTTGCATGCACACTGCCTGAGGGATAAGGTAAAGGTGATAGTAGGCGGTAGTCCCGTAACTAATGATTATGCTTTGGAAATAGGAGCTGATGGTTATGCAGGTTGCGCTTATGATGCAGTTAACTTAATCAAAATGCTGGTATAA